One segment of Shewanella piezotolerans WP3 DNA contains the following:
- a CDS encoding recombinase family protein, with protein MGFIRAYLRVSTVGQDVMRAKEEIAEFAKSYHQQVASFYFEKFTGTSLNRPELSRLLAEASAGDIILIESVDRISRLKNDDWIALKNTIESKGISIVALDLPTSHIALKQVDTGDEFVKSVLRAVNGMLIDILAATARKDYDLRRKRTLEGIAKAQAERPDAYQGRKRNQVLWDSIGKLLRTSHTYTAIQQITGASRMTIAAVAKELKHETNTLKENHRLCAAAQ; from the coding sequence ATGGGATTTATCCGAGCATACCTGCGCGTCAGTACTGTTGGCCAAGACGTCATGCGTGCCAAAGAGGAAATTGCAGAGTTTGCTAAAAGTTATCACCAACAAGTCGCATCTTTCTACTTTGAGAAGTTCACAGGTACTTCACTTAATCGACCTGAGTTATCACGCTTGCTAGCTGAGGCCTCAGCAGGTGACATCATCTTAATTGAGTCTGTTGACCGTATTAGTCGCCTCAAGAACGATGACTGGATAGCGCTCAAGAATACGATTGAATCTAAGGGGATTTCAATTGTGGCTCTTGATTTACCAACAAGTCATATCGCTCTTAAGCAAGTGGATACAGGCGATGAGTTTGTTAAGTCAGTTCTTCGGGCTGTGAATGGCATGCTGATCGATATCTTAGCTGCTACAGCCAGGAAGGATTATGACCTCAGGCGTAAGCGTACCCTTGAGGGTATCGCTAAAGCACAAGCTGAAAGACCTGATGCTTATCAAGGACGAAAACGAAACCAAGTACTTTGGGATTCAATTGGCAAGCTACTTAGAACTTCACACACCTATACCGCCATACAGCAAATTACCGGTGCCAGCCGGATGACCATCGCTGCAGTGGCTAAAGAGTTAAAGCATGAAACCAACACACTTAAAGAAAACCATCGACTTTGTGCAGCAGCACAGTAA
- a CDS encoding primosomal replication protein, producing the protein MNTNELINKLKQQLKQLEQDVLQHDVQLPAGQRKMMQDVERFNNELFIQEGAQLKPCIEQLARSIAQLQQLINGKRSFHTIITSCEKIQDRFSAVRRALATTNINIKSLEQQKRTRRAHAIKRGAKAHQQSGFSWIASNVMQNSHQLYEELNKHLNWAKIIEQKIENLQSSLENCHSADKIKLQNEILAQHSRLGKCRQATSYIEDRIQLFERPFKSQNR; encoded by the coding sequence ATGAATACCAATGAACTTATCAATAAACTCAAGCAACAGCTAAAACAGTTAGAACAAGATGTATTGCAGCACGATGTTCAGTTACCTGCTGGTCAGCGTAAAATGATGCAAGATGTTGAACGCTTTAACAATGAGCTCTTTATACAAGAAGGTGCTCAGCTCAAACCTTGTATCGAACAGCTCGCAAGAAGCATTGCTCAGCTACAACAGCTTATCAATGGCAAGCGTTCATTCCATACTATTATAACGAGCTGCGAAAAAATCCAAGATAGATTTAGCGCAGTACGCCGCGCGTTGGCAACCACCAATATCAACATAAAATCACTAGAGCAACAAAAGCGCACCCGTCGTGCTCATGCTATAAAACGAGGTGCCAAAGCACACCAGCAAAGTGGTTTTAGCTGGATAGCTTCAAATGTTATGCAAAATAGCCATCAACTGTATGAAGAACTTAACAAACATTTGAACTGGGCTAAAATTATTGAACAAAAAATTGAAAATTTGCAATCTTCGCTTGAAAACTGTCATAGTGCTGACAAAATCAAGCTACAGAATGAGATCCTTGCTCAGCACTCTCGCCTTGGCAAGTGCCGACAAGCTACTAGCTACATTGAAGATCGCATCCAATTGTTTGAGCGACCTTTCAAGAGCCAAAATCGTTAA
- a CDS encoding sulfite exporter TauE/SafE family protein, whose translation MDLILDPSSWALLALIGLIAGFIDAVAGGGGLLSIPALLTMGVPPHMALATNKLAACFGSSMAAYTYYKQRLFSPSLWYHTFIATFIGAVIGTFIVSIIDNRWLEKWLPLIIIAIAIYTLFQPNAMGCKNCDIPVKPKSRFKQWLQGLPLGFYDGFAGPGIGAFWTVTSTGMHKLPLLYSLGLARAMTFTSNLTSLIIFFVMGQVNISIGLAMGVCMMIGAYIGAHSAIKFGLPFIRPIFVTMILLIAAQLAWSAWV comes from the coding sequence TTGGACTTAATACTAGACCCGAGTAGCTGGGCTTTACTGGCATTGATAGGGTTAATTGCAGGATTTATCGACGCGGTTGCTGGCGGCGGAGGACTGCTATCAATACCGGCTTTGCTTACCATGGGCGTACCTCCTCACATGGCGCTGGCTACCAATAAGCTGGCAGCGTGCTTTGGCTCATCAATGGCTGCATACACTTATTATAAGCAAAGGCTATTCTCTCCTAGCTTGTGGTATCACACATTTATAGCCACTTTTATCGGCGCAGTTATCGGTACATTTATTGTTTCGATAATCGATAACCGATGGCTAGAAAAGTGGTTACCGCTAATAATTATTGCTATTGCTATCTATACTCTTTTTCAGCCAAATGCCATGGGTTGCAAAAACTGTGACATTCCAGTGAAACCCAAAAGTAGGTTTAAGCAGTGGCTACAAGGTCTGCCACTTGGTTTCTACGACGGGTTTGCCGGGCCGGGGATTGGTGCGTTTTGGACAGTAACGAGTACCGGGATGCACAAACTGCCTTTGCTTTATAGCTTAGGGCTGGCTCGAGCGATGACCTTTACCAGTAACTTAACGTCACTCATCATCTTTTTTGTGATGGGACAAGTCAATATAAGTATTGGCCTAGCAATGGGAGTATGCATGATGATCGGCGCTTATATTGGCGCGCATTCTGCCATTAAATTTGGCCTCCCCTTTATTAGGCCTATTTTCGTCACCATGATTTTACTTATTGCAGCCCAGTTAGCTTGGAGTGCCTGGGTATGA
- a CDS encoding late competence development ComFB family protein translates to MQLDIRNYYEVLLLEMLSDEGLLDELPADYLADLSCITLNKLPTRYIRHLVDTYFFEDYAELTKMKLEIHKALEESRAFLKTNQKKEG, encoded by the coding sequence ATGCAATTGGACATTAGAAATTACTATGAAGTTCTTTTACTTGAGATGCTTTCAGACGAAGGCTTGTTAGATGAACTACCTGCTGACTATCTTGCCGATCTAAGCTGCATTACATTGAATAAATTACCGACTCGATATATTCGACACTTGGTTGATACCTACTTTTTTGAAGATTATGCCGAATTAACCAAGATGAAGTTGGAAATTCATAAAGCGTTAGAAGAATCTAGAGCATTTTTAAAGACAAATCAGAAAAAAGAGGGCTAA
- a CDS encoding DUF2057 domain-containing protein codes for MKPLLPLTAILALCGSSAAFAANLNIPMSFEYIALDGKEIETSLFNHKSELELDNGTHKIAIRYNDLVEDDFSDSETNYKSSPFVITLKVDGDYEYHMKPADGDFVKHPKKFAKSPQVVITRNDNGNVNYQVKQTNITEESFVSRLFSGNTATDIDVEAAVATGTGASAATASSTPVAPVSKASPAVAATAVTATAAAANRPVTTADDAAKAEQMLQYWWLHADEKTRKEFMSWAIKQL; via the coding sequence ATGAAACCGCTATTACCTCTTACCGCCATACTCGCTTTATGTGGTTCATCTGCGGCATTTGCTGCCAATTTAAATATTCCTATGTCATTTGAATATATTGCGCTTGACGGCAAAGAGATTGAAACCAGTCTGTTTAACCACAAGTCTGAGCTTGAACTGGATAACGGCACTCACAAAATTGCCATTCGCTACAATGACCTAGTGGAAGATGATTTTAGTGACAGTGAAACCAACTATAAATCTTCACCTTTTGTTATTACTTTAAAGGTTGATGGTGATTATGAGTACCATATGAAGCCTGCAGATGGAGATTTTGTTAAGCACCCCAAAAAGTTTGCTAAATCGCCTCAAGTGGTTATCACTCGTAACGATAATGGCAACGTAAACTACCAAGTAAAGCAGACGAATATTACAGAAGAATCTTTTGTATCTCGCCTGTTTAGCGGCAATACCGCGACCGACATTGATGTCGAAGCGGCAGTTGCAACAGGTACTGGAGCAAGTGCTGCGACGGCATCTTCAACGCCAGTTGCACCAGTAAGTAAAGCTTCACCAGCTGTTGCAGCAACCGCAGTCACAGCGACAGCTGCTGCAGCAAATAGACCGGTCACTACAGCAGATGACGCAGCAAAAGCTGAACAGATGCTACAGTACTGGTGGTTACACGCAGATGAGAAAACACGTAAAGAGTTTATGAGTTGGGCTATCAAACAGCTTTAA
- a CDS encoding TIGR04141 family sporadically distributed protein yields the protein MKRNIVAFLGKENLTISELQNEEKRFTTHLFGDVDDNLVLCLASSTAQAEWATLFSEYEVEPEKFRQKSVKGVLFVKVDNRYVMFTFGYGRSLINKHSIERGFGLRVSMNLGDPEQLKSIDKSTLERVTRNTRSQVALNSGIQDFDFEFDHEILKSITAIINRPDDELEMVSGNDSVSIYTEIEFDKFPEVAERLVTAYFSEDYKEQYPWAEFIGLESDPLIIKELELKLAKCFNERNTLEFWLAPPRIIDYEDFSGFVYSTKTIRNGSPCKHPQLSLEAFLSEAPFKNNTAITIGAMKTKNIYLLNGNDQQIDVIGFFEALNGEVEYNGQNYILNDGHWYSIKSSFASEVESYFQRLPRWDGFEDKPYHDRRECCYLRRIADNEEIAILDQHWVRQKDIKQNYEFCDLITQCDRIIHVKHYGGSSVLSHLFAQATTGLDMLLNCPEVIPQIREHLEDTYLSFYFEPSSPRKHRIVLAVIQSREGELHLPFFSKVNLRHHARDMENKGFKVELAKIAVDHSKVPDALNKSGKCSCQSKTAKCTVELTKST from the coding sequence ATGAAAAGGAATATCGTTGCGTTTCTAGGGAAAGAAAATTTAACCATTTCAGAGTTACAAAATGAGGAAAAGAGATTTACAACTCACCTGTTTGGTGATGTGGACGATAATTTAGTTCTTTGTCTGGCAAGCAGTACTGCACAAGCTGAATGGGCTACTTTGTTTTCCGAGTATGAGGTTGAGCCAGAGAAGTTTAGGCAAAAGTCGGTTAAAGGTGTGCTTTTTGTAAAAGTTGATAATCGTTATGTGATGTTCACCTTTGGTTATGGTCGAAGCTTGATAAACAAGCATTCGATTGAGCGAGGGTTCGGTTTACGGGTCTCAATGAATCTGGGTGACCCTGAACAACTGAAATCAATTGACAAATCTACGTTGGAACGCGTTACTCGAAATACTCGATCTCAGGTTGCCTTAAATTCAGGAATTCAAGATTTTGATTTTGAATTTGATCATGAGATTCTCAAGTCAATTACAGCAATAATAAACCGTCCAGATGATGAACTTGAAATGGTATCAGGTAATGATTCTGTTTCTATTTATACAGAGATTGAGTTTGACAAATTCCCTGAAGTTGCAGAACGACTCGTGACTGCGTACTTTAGTGAAGATTATAAAGAACAATACCCTTGGGCAGAGTTTATAGGCCTAGAATCTGACCCTCTAATTATTAAAGAGTTAGAGTTGAAACTGGCAAAATGTTTTAATGAACGTAATACGTTGGAGTTCTGGCTAGCACCTCCTAGAATTATTGATTATGAAGATTTTTCAGGTTTTGTATATTCAACAAAAACCATCCGAAATGGTTCCCCTTGTAAACACCCACAGTTAAGCTTAGAGGCATTTCTATCAGAAGCTCCATTCAAAAATAATACAGCCATTACTATAGGAGCAATGAAAACTAAAAATATTTACTTGTTAAATGGTAATGACCAACAAATTGATGTCATAGGTTTCTTCGAGGCGTTGAATGGGGAAGTAGAATATAACGGGCAAAATTATATTTTGAATGATGGGCATTGGTATAGCATAAAGAGTTCATTTGCTAGCGAAGTTGAGTCATATTTTCAAAGACTACCAAGGTGGGATGGTTTTGAGGATAAACCTTATCATGATAGAAGAGAATGTTGTTATCTGCGTCGTATAGCTGATAACGAAGAAATAGCAATTCTGGATCAGCATTGGGTGAGACAGAAAGACATCAAGCAAAACTATGAGTTTTGTGACCTGATAACACAGTGTGATCGGATCATTCATGTGAAACATTACGGTGGTAGCAGTGTACTGAGCCATTTGTTCGCGCAAGCTACAACAGGGTTAGATATGTTACTAAACTGTCCTGAAGTTATTCCGCAGATTCGAGAGCACTTAGAGGATACTTACCTAAGCTTTTATTTTGAACCATCAAGCCCTAGGAAACACCGTATTGTTTTAGCTGTTATTCAATCAAGGGAAGGGGAGTTGCACCTACCTTTCTTTTCTAAAGTAAATTTGCGCCATCATGCACGTGACATGGAAAACAAAGGCTTTAAAGTTGAGCTTGCAAAAATAGCAGTAGACCATTCAAAAGTCCCTGATGCTTTAAATAAGTCTGGAAAATGTTCATGTCAATCTAAGACTGCTAAGTGCACTGTTGAACTGACAAAGTCTACATGA
- a CDS encoding histone deacetylase, with product MLPLIYHASYSKLALPSKHRFPATKYLYLYQYLLQQGIAKQSQFFAAEQVTPKALAETHCADYVSRFINGTLDTKSIRRIGFPWSESLVARTLHSVAGTQLACLKALEYGCAIHLSGGYHHAHHRFGSGFCIFNDLTYAAQQALKQPGIDNVLIFDCDVHQGDGTATTASAFDKIITCSIHCQHNFPARKQQSNYDIELPRGTTDKYYLETVSQTLSYLIRLHQPDLIIYDAGVDIHTDDNLGYFNISTEGIFARDKVVIQQAYSAKIPIACVIGGGYSNEQHQLNIRHSQLFLAANTVFGNDLNK from the coding sequence ATGCTACCGCTCATCTATCACGCCAGCTATTCCAAGCTGGCGTTACCTTCGAAACACCGTTTCCCTGCAACTAAATATCTTTATCTATACCAATATCTATTACAGCAAGGCATTGCAAAGCAATCGCAATTTTTCGCTGCTGAACAGGTCACACCAAAAGCGTTAGCCGAGACCCACTGTGCAGACTATGTCAGCAGATTTATCAATGGGACACTTGATACCAAGTCAATACGGCGCATTGGATTTCCTTGGAGTGAATCACTGGTTGCAAGAACCTTACACTCTGTCGCTGGTACACAATTAGCCTGTTTAAAAGCGTTAGAATACGGTTGTGCCATCCATTTGAGTGGAGGTTATCATCACGCTCACCATCGGTTTGGCAGCGGCTTTTGTATTTTCAATGACTTAACCTATGCCGCTCAACAAGCTTTAAAACAACCAGGTATTGATAACGTCCTTATTTTTGATTGTGATGTGCATCAAGGGGACGGGACCGCAACGACCGCATCAGCTTTTGATAAAATCATTACCTGTTCTATTCATTGCCAACATAATTTCCCCGCACGTAAGCAGCAATCGAATTACGATATAGAGCTTCCTCGCGGTACTACTGATAAATACTACTTAGAAACCGTAAGCCAGACTCTTAGCTACCTTATTCGCCTACATCAACCTGACCTCATTATTTACGATGCCGGTGTCGATATTCATACCGATGACAACCTCGGCTACTTTAATATCAGCACTGAAGGTATTTTTGCCCGCGACAAGGTGGTAATACAGCAAGCATATTCAGCCAAAATACCCATTGCTTGTGTGATTGGAGGGGGATACAGTAATGAACAACACCAACTCAACATTCGACATAGCCAGCTGTTTTTAGCTGCTAATACCGTTTTTGGCAATGACCTTAATAAATAG